In the genome of Chiroxiphia lanceolata isolate bChiLan1 chromosome 5, bChiLan1.pri, whole genome shotgun sequence, the window GTTTTGGGCGTTTTTTCTTAAGCCGCTTAGAAGCTGCAGCCCGACATGAAAaaagggggttgggggggtggCGAGGCGGAGAGAGAGCATGAGAAGGAGtctaatgaaaaacaaaggacGAGCAAAGAGAAATACAGCCAAGCAACACAGCTCTTTCGAAAGAGAAAGTGGGTGGCTCTTAAAAGAGCCTTTGGGTTCGTTTCTCGAGGTGATCCGGGAGCAACAGGTTGGGTTTAGCCGCCGAAGCCGTAGAGGGTGCGTCCCTGGCGCTTGAGGGCGTAGACCACGTCCATGGCCGTCACCGTCTTCCTCTTGGCGTGCTCGGTGTAGGTGACGGCGTCGCGGATGACGTTCTCCAGGAAGACCTTCAGCACGCCGCGCGTCTCCTCGTAGATGAGCCCCGAGATGCGCTTGACGCCGCCGCGCCGAGCCAGGCGGCGGATGGCCGGCTTGGTGATGCCCTGGATGTTGTCGCGCAGCACCTTGCGGTGGCGCTTGGCGCC includes:
- the LOC116787014 gene encoding histone H4, with translation MSGRGKGGKGLGKGGAKRHRKVLRDNIQGITKPAIRRLARRGGVKRISGLIYEETRGVLKVFLENVIRDAVTYTEHAKRKTVTAMDVVYALKRQGRTLYGFGG